GCATTGATGGCCCATGAGCATGCCGCGCTGTCGCTGGCGCAGCGCTGCAGTGGCGTCGCCGCCTCGCTGCCGCTGTTCAATGCCTTGCTCAATTATCGGCATAGCGCGACCTCAACCGAGGTATCTGCCACGTCCGACGTCTGGGAGGGAATGCAGGCGCTCGGTAGCAGCGAGCGCACGCACTATCCTTTGTTGTTGAACGTGGACGACCTGGGCGAGCAGTTCGCGTTGAGTGTGCAGGCCGGCGCGCACATTGGTGCCGAGCGGGTCCGCAGGTTCATGCAGGTCGCGCTGGAACGGCTAGTCGACGCGCTTGAGCACGGGTCGAACATCCCGGTGCGCCAGCTCTGTGTGTTGCCTGACGATGAGCGCCGTCAGGTGCTGGGGAACTTCAATGCCAGCGCGCGCGCATATCCCTCTGCCCAGACCGTCCACTCGCTGGTCGAGCAGCAGGCGGCTCGCACACCGGAGGCGCTGGCAGTGATCGACGGTCGCCAACGCTGCGATTATGCCGAGCTCAATCGCAGGGCGAACCAGCTCGCGCACCATCTGATCGGAGCGGGCGTCAGGCCCGGCGACCATGTCGCGATCTGTCTACCGCGCTCGTTGGAGCTGGTGGTCGCGCAGCTGGCCATCAGCAAGTGTGCGGCCGCCTATCTGCCGCTCGATGCGCAAGCACCGCCCGAGCGATTTCAGCGGATGCTCGACGACAGCGCCGCGCGTTGCGTGATCACCCGCAGCGAACAGCCGCTGGCAGTGGCCATCGCACGGCTGGACCTGGATCATTGCGATCTGCGCGCGGCACCGACCCATGATCCCCGGCTGCCGCAATCCAGCGAATCTGCTGCCTACCTGATGTATACCTCCGGCTCGACCGGGCTCCCCAAGGGCGTACGCATCCCACATCGGGCGATAAGCCGGCTGGTCTGCAACAATGGGTACGCGCAGTTCTTGCCCAGCGATCGGGTCGCGTTTGCCGCCAATCCTGCCTTCGACGCCAGCACCCTGGAGGTCTGGGCACCGCTGCTCAACGGTGGCTGCGTGGTGGTGATCGCACAAGAGAGCGTGCTGTCGCCGCGGCGTCTGCGCGATCGCTTGCAGCAAGAGGCGGTCAGCGTGCTGTGGCTGACGGCCGGGTTGTTCCACCATGCGGCAGCTGAGCTGTTGCCGGTCTTCCCGCAGTTGCGCTATTTGATCGTCGGCGGCGACGTCCTCGACCCGGCCGTGGTCGCGCAGGTACTGGCTGAAGGCGCGCCACAGGTCTTGCTCAACGGCTATGGGCCGACCGAGAGCACCACCTTTGCGACCACGCATCGCATTACCGAGGTCAGCGGTCCCATTCCGATTGGCCGTCCTGTCGGCAATACCCAGACATATGTGCTGGATGCGCATGGCCTGCCGCTACCGATCGGTGTTGCAGGAGAATTGTTCATTGGCGGCGACGGCCTTGCGCTGGGGTATGTGAATCAGCCGTCGCTCACCGCCGAACGCTTTGTGCCCGATCCATTCAGTGGCAAGCCCGGTGCGCGCTTGTATCGCACCGGCGATCTGGTGCGTTGGCGGCACGACGGCGTGCTGGAGTATCTGGGACGCAACGATGGCCAGGTCAAGGTCCGCGGCTTCCGGGTCGAGCTGGGGGAAATCGAGTCTGCGCTGCGGCAGTATCCGGCGATCGCAAGCGCTGCGGTCGTGCAACGCGAAGACGCGCCCGCTGCCAAGCAACTGGTGGCCTACTACTGCGTCGATGAGGTTGCCGCTGGAGATGTCGACGCACGGGCGCTGCGCGCGCATCTACGCGCTTGCCTGCCGGACTACATGCTTCCGGCGGCATATGTGAGGTTGCCGCAGTTGCCGCTGACCGCCAACGGCAAGCTCGATCGTCAGGCCTTGCCGATGCCCGGGCGCGCAGACCACGCCGTGGATGGCGATGTGCCACCGCAAGGCGAACTGGAACGTTTGCTGGCAGGGCTCTGGAGCAAGCTGCTGGGGGTCGAGCGGATCGGACGCTACGACGATTTCCATGCGCTGGGAGGCCACTCGCTGGCGCTGGTGCGCTTGGGTAGCCTGCTGGAGCGGGCCGGTAGATCGGTGCCGCTGTCCACACTGAGCCTGCATCCCACGCTGGCAGCCATGGCCGAGGCGATCGCACGCGAACGCCAGCAATCGTCGCCGGCGGACGTGGTGACGGTGCGCAGCGCCAGCGATCGGCGCCCGCTGTTCCTGGTGCACGATTTCACCGGGCTGGACCTGTATTTCGCACCCCTGGCAACGCATATCGCCGCCGACGTGCCGATCCATGGACTGACCGCCGTTGCGCTGGACGCCCCGCAACTCCAGACCGTGCAGGAACTGGCCACGCGCCTGCTGGAGAATCTGCGCAAGGTGCAAGCGCACGGTCCGTACCGTGTTGCCGGCTGGTCGTTCGGTGGTCTGCTGGCCTATGAGATCGCCACGCAGCTGATCGCCAACGACGAGATCGTCGAATTCGTCGGCCTGATCGATACCTATCACCCGGCGCATCTGGACCTCGGGCCCGAATACGCCGATCCGCTGCTGGCGGTGCGCAGGCTGCTGTTGCGCAACTGCCTGTCCGCGTTGCCGCAGGACGCTCGCCATGCGTCGGCGGTGGCCAATCTGCAGGCACTCGCTGCGCAGGTGCATCAGTGGGAAGCGCCTGCGCTATTGCAGTTGTGTCGATCGCGGAAGTGGTTGCCACCGCAGTGGTCCGGCCAGGACGACGTCACCATCCTGCGTGCGCTGGCGCGGCAGGCGGCGCATGGCCACGCGCACAGACACTATGTGCCGATACCCATCAACGCCTCGGTGCATCTGTTTGCGGCCACCGAGTTGCTGCCGCAGCAACCTGTCAGCGATCCGCTACCGGGTTGGCAGGCGCTGCTCGCCCCGCATGCCTTGGGTTGCGAAAGGGTAGCTGGCAATCACCACACGATGCTGCAAGCCCCGCACGTCGCCGCGCTGGGCGCCGCCGTCAGCCAGCGGCTGGCAGTGGCCGAAAAGGCGCCGCCGCGCAGGCAGCCACGCCACGAACCGCTGGTTCGCCTGCAGGTGGATGCGGGCGCGCGAGCGCCGCTGGTCTGCGTGCCAGGTGCGGGCGACAACGTCACTGGCTTCATCGGTTTGGCCGCGGCGCTGGACGACGGCTGGCCGGTCTACGGACTGCAGCCGCGTGGGCTGGAGAGCGGGCAGGTTCCGTATGGCAGTGTCGAGGTGGCCGCACGCGCGTACGTGGAAGCCCTGGCGCAGACAGCGCAGCGACCAATCCATCTGCTCGGCCACTCGTTCGGCGGCTGGATCGCCTTCGAGATGGCAAGGCAGCTGGAGGCGAGGGGCCGGGCGGTCGCCTCGCTGACCCTGCTCGATTGCGAAGTGCCTGGCGGCGATGGCGTGGTCGGTCGGCCCCATACCGCAACCGGTGTCTTCGAGCATCTGATCCAATCGCTGGAGTTGGCCGGTGGGGCCTCCTTGGGTATCGACATCGACGCGTTCCGGCTGCTGGACAACACGGCGCAACTGCAGGCGGTGCATGCCGGGATGGTACGCACCGGCCTGCTGCCACGGCGTGCGCCCAGCGAGGCGATCCGCGGCATGGTGCAGGTCTTCGGTAGCGCGTTGCGTACCTGCTACCGACCGACCTGGCGGTACCCGGGCACCTTGCACCTGGCGGTGGCCGACGACCCGCGACACGATGCGATGCGAAATCGCCTCGAGCACGATGCGCAGGCAGCCGGTTGGCGGGCGCTCGCGACCGACGTGCAGGTGTGGCACGCCCCGGGCGATCACTTCACGATGCTGCGAACGCCGCATGTCCGGGCCTTGGCGGGCTGGTGGACGCAGACCGTGGTGCAGGACACCGATACTCGGCATAGCCTCGAAGTGCAGGCCTGATGGACGCCCAGGAGCCGCGTGCGGGCTGCGCTGAGCGCCTACCGCCGCGGCTCCGCAGTGGCTATGACGGCGCCTGGCGGTGGGACGCATGGAACCGGGAGCGATCGCAGCAGCGGCGTCCTTGCTGCCGGATCGCTGCGCCTGCAGCCTTGCGAGGCTGCCAGACGTGGCAAAGCTCACCACCGCTGCACGGATCACCAGAGCCGGTAGGTGATCACGGTCTGTGCATCCACCCATGCAAAGCCAATCGTGCACAGCTCTCCTGCGGGCAATTGCGGGCACAGCGTCTCGCACAGCCGGAGCTGCAGGCGGCCCGCGGCTGGCTGCACCTGTACCAATTGCGCGGCGGAGAAATCGAAGTAGCGGCCAACGGCGGCAAAACTGGCCTTGAACAGGCTTTCCTTGGCCGAGAACACCAGGGTCAGCAAGGCATCGCGTGTCCATCGGCTCGATGTCTGCACTGCGTGCAGCAGCTCCAGCTCGACTGAATTCACCACCGCACCGAGCAAGGCATCGCGTGCTTCCGGGCTCACCAGATGTTCCAGGTCGATGCCGATGCCACGTCTGCTCTGCGCCGGTACCACGGCAGCGGCGGCCAATCGTTCGGTGTGGCTGATGCTGCCGATGATGCCTGGTGGCCACAGCGGTTCGCGGGCGCCGCCGGTGCCGACCTGCACAGCGATGGCAGGATCGATCAATGCCTGTTGCCGCATCGCTTGGCGAGCCGCCAGCCGGCCGAAGAAATACTCTGCCTGACGCTTGCGCACGCTACGGGCAATGGCCGCAGGGCAGGCAATGCCCGCTTGCGTGAATGCCTCGATGGCGAAGTCGTCGCGGCCGAAGGCGAGCACCTGCACCGATAACGCGGTTCCGTCCGGCCAGGGCAGGGTGTAGTGCCAGTGTTGGTGCAGGCCGGGCAGGGAGGCGGCGAGCGCGCTGTCCATCGGGGGCGGCTGCCTGCTCAGCACGGTTGGGT
The window above is part of the Xanthomonas campestris pv. badrii genome. Proteins encoded here:
- a CDS encoding 4'-phosphopantetheinyl transferase family protein; translation: MDSALAASLPGLHQHWHYTLPWPDGTALSVQVLAFGRDDFAIEAFTQAGIACPAAIARSVRKRQAEYFFGRLAARQAMRQQALIDPAIAVQVGTGGAREPLWPPGIIGSISHTERLAAAAVVPAQSRRGIGIDLEHLVSPEARDALLGAVVNSVELELLHAVQTSSRWTRDALLTLVFSAKESLFKASFAAVGRYFDFSAAQLVQVQPAAGRLQLRLCETLCPQLPAGELCTIGFAWVDAQTVITYRLW